In Nocardioides luti, the DNA window CGACGCCCCACGAGCCGGCCACGACGAGCGTCCGGGGACGGGTGTCCCGAGGCCCGGTGCCGACGCGCGCCGGCCCGGGGCGGAACGCCGGCGCGACCATCGGACCGGTGACGACCACCCCTGCGGCACCGAGTCCCCGCGCCTGCGCGGCCGGCAGGTCGTGCAGCGCCAGGTGGTGGTCGATCCCGGGGGCCACCCACAAGGGGTGCACGCTCATGTCGGTGAGGAAGGTGGCCACCGGGCAGGTCAGGCTGCCGTCCAGGCGGAGGCGGCCCAGCGCCTGGCTGGCGAGGGGGTACGTCGAGAGCACCAGCTCGGTGCCCGGGCGGCAGGCCGCGAGCAGGCCGCGTCGGGCCAGCCGCGCCGAGAGCGCCGCGGGCCCGGACCCGGCGCCGCCCAGCCGGGGCATCAGCCAGCCCCAGGTCGCGGGCGCCACGAGCAGCTGCAGGTGGTAGGCCGACCGCAGGACCCGGCCGACGCCCCGGGGCAGCAGCTCGAGGAAGTCGGCCCGGTCGACGGCGTACCCCTCGGCCGCGGCGCGGCGGGCCAGCTCGTCCGCGGCGCCGTCGTGGCCGGCGCCCACGCTCGCGGACACGACCAGGACGCGGGGGCCTCCGGTCGGTGCGGGGCTCCGGGGCTCGGGCGGCGGCGCGGGAGCGGCGAACACCAGCCACCGGTAGGCGACGAAGCGGAAGAGGGTTCCCAGCGCCACCCCGACGACGTTGGCGGACAGGTTGTCGGCCAGCCGGCTGGTGAGGCGGAGCAGGTCGTGGGAGACCAGGAGGCAGCCGACCGAGAAGCCGAAGCCGACCAGGTTGACCAGCACGAAGAGCGCCACCTCGCGCCGGCGGTCGCCCGCCGGGACGCCGCGCCAGGTCAGCCAGCGGTTGCCGGCGTACGTCACGACCATGGCGGCGAGCACCGCCACTGTCCGGGCCCAGGCCGGGTCGGTCGTGGCCAGCGCGCCCTGGGCCCGGAGCAGGTTGAACACGGCCACGTCGACGACGTAGCCGCTGCCGCCCACGGCGAGGAAGGTGAGGAGCTCGCGGCTCGCGATCCGCGGCATGGTCGGCATGGCGCAAGCGTCCGGTCCCGGCCCTGCCAGGAACCTGACCACCGGGTGGCTACGGTCGCCCCCATGGGAGAGACCATCGAGATCGAGACCCCCGACGGCCCGGCCGAGGCCTACGTGACCCGCCCCGACGACGGGGAGACCCACCCGGGCGTGCTGTTCTTCGTCGACGCGATCGGGCTGCGACCGCGGATCGAGGAGATGGCCGACCGGATCGCCTCCTGGGGCTACGTCGTGCTGGCGCCGAACGTGTTCCACCGCGACGGGCGCGCCGAGGACCTGGCCCCGTCCACCGACCTGACGGTCGCGGCCAACCGCGAGAAGTTCTTCGAGGGCGCGATGAAGCGCGTCCGGGCGCTCACCCCCGACCGGTCCGACCCCGACACCGTCGCCTGGATCGAGGCGCTGCTCGAGCGCGCCGACGGCCCGATCGGGGTCACCGGCTACTGCATGGGGGCCCGGCTCGCGACCCGCGCCGCGGGTCAGCACCCCGACACCGTCGCGGCGGTCGGCGGCTTCCACGGCGGCGGCCTGGTCACCGACGGCGAGGACAGCCCGCACCGGCAGCTCGCGACCGCGACCGCGGCGTTCGTCTACGGCCACGCCGACCAGGACGGCTCGATGCCGCCCGAGGCGGTCGCCGCGCTCGGGGACGCGCTCGAGGAGGCCGGCCTGACGCACACCAACGAGGTCTACGAGGGCGCCTCCCACGGCTACTCGATGGCCGACGCGGCGCCGTACGACGAGGCCGCGACCGAGCGGCACTTCGAGGCCCTGCGCGAGCTCCTCGACCGCACGCTCTAGACGAGGTTTGCCGCCCCCGCCGCCGGGTACTGACCGGGCCGGAGACAGGTCCGGTCGGGAGGAGCGGCAGTGCCTCAGCAGGGATGGAGCAAGAAGCGCGAGCGGCAGTACGACGCGATCAAGGACGGGCTCGAGGAGCGCGGCCGCGACGAGGACGTGGCGGCCGAGATCGCGGCGCGGACCGTGAACAAGGCCCGGGCCCGGGCCGGGGAGTCGGCGACCGCCAGCCGGACGTCGACCGAGGACATCTCCTCCGGACGCCGCGGCGGGCTCCGGTCGCACTCCGGAGCGGCCGGCCGGACCCGTGACCAGCTCTACGCCGAGGCCCGCAAGCGCAACATCGCGGGGCGCTCCTCGATGACGAAAGCGGAGCTCGAGCGTGCTCTCGACGACTGAATCCACTCACCCAGCGGGGTGTGGCACCCAGGAGAGGGCACTGTCAGTGTCATTTGTTGTGGCTTCAACCAATGCACCACCTCTGACCGCTCCCGGAGCGGTCGCCCATCCGCAAGCCCAACCGGCCCCTGAACCCGGCCCCGCACGATCGCACCGCCGCACCGAGACCGCCCGCCTCCTGCTGGAGGCCGCCGGCACCACCGACGACCACGAGCGCACCCGCCTCGAGGAAGAGGCGATCCGCCTCAACATGGGCGTCGCCGTCGAGATCGCCCGCCGCTACCACGGCCGAGGCATCGCCGGCGACGACCTGGACCAGGTCGCCTACCTCGGCCTCGTGAAGGCCGTCCGGGGCTTCGACCCCACGCACGGCTCCGACTTCCTCAGCTTCGCCGTCCCCACGATGCGCGGCGAGATCCGACGCTACTTCCGCGACTTCGGCTGGACCGTCCGGCCGCCCCGCTCCGTGCAGGAGCTCCAGGCCAAGATCACGGCCGCCGAGAGCGAGATGTACCAGTCCCTCGGCCGCTCCCCGCGCCCCTCCGAGCTGGCCGAGCACCTCGGGGTCGACCTCGACCTCGTCGTCGACTCGCTGGCCGCCAACGGCTGCTTCTCGCCCGTCTCGCTCGACGCCCCCGTCGGCGAGGGTGAGCGCTCGCCCTCCGAGCGGCTCGGCGGCTGGGACGCCGCCTTCGGCAGCGCCGAGGCGCGTGTCGCCCTCCAGCCCCTCCTGGCCACGCTCACCGAGCGCGAGCGCAAGATCCTCGAGATGCGCTTCGTCGGCGGCTGCACGCAGGCCGAGATCGGCGCCGAGGTCGGCGTGACGCAGATGCAGGTCTCGCGGCTGCTCGCCCGGATCCTCACCCGCCTGCGCCGGCGGCTCGAGGACGCCGCCTGAGGCTGTCGGGCTAGCCTGACGGCGTGACTCCCGAGCAGATCGCCCGCGGCAGCGCGGAGGCGATGTGGGCCGAGGACCGCGCCAGCCAGGCGCTCGGCATGACCCTCGACGAGGTCGGCCCCGGCACCGCCACGCTGCGGATGACCGTCCGCGACGACATGGTCAACGGGCACGACATCGGGCACGGCGGGCTCACCTTCACGCTGGCGGACTCGGCGTTCGCCTTCGCGTGCAACTCCTACAACCGCCGCACCGTCGCGGCCGGGGCGGAGATCCGCTTCCGTGCCCCGACCCGGGCCGGTGACGAGCTGGTCGCGGTCGCCGTCGAGCGCGAGCGGGTCGGCCGGGACGGGACGTACGACGTCACCGTGACCGCGGGCGAGACGGTCGTGGCAACGTTCGTCGGCCGGTCCAAGGAGATCGGCGGCGCCTTCTGGGGCGAGACGGGGAGCGAGGCGCCCGGTGGCCGGTGAGATCCCGGACCTCGACCGTGCCGGGCTCGAGGCCCTCCAGCTGGAGCGGCTGCGCGACACCCTGCGCCGTGCCCACGAGCACGTGCCGCACTACCGACGCGCGTTCGCGGACGCCGGGGTCACGCCCGACGACCTGCACACGCTGGCGGACCTCGCCCGGTTCCCCTTCACGGCCAAGGCCGACCTCCGCGACAACTACCCCTTCGGCATGTTCGCGGTGCCCCGCGAGGACGTCTCCCGGGTCCACGCCAGCAGCGGCACCACCGGCAAGCCCACCGTCGTCGGCTACACCCGCGAGGACCTCGACACCTGGGCCGAGGTGATGGCGCGCTCGATCCGCGCCGCCGGTGGCCGCCCGGGCGACCTCGTGCACGTGGCCTACGGCTACGGCCTGTTCACCGGCGGCCTCGGCGCGCACTACGGCGCCGAGCGGCTCGGCTGCACCGTGGTGCCCGTCAGCGGCGGGATGACCGAGCGCCAGGTCCAGCTCATCGTCGACTTCCGGCCCCGCGTGATCATGGTGACCCCGTCGTACTTCCTCGCGATCCTCGACGAGATGGACGCCCAGGGCATCGACCCGCGCAGCACCTCGCTCGAGGTGGGCATCTTCGGTGCGGAGCCGTGGACCGACGAGATGCGCCGGGCGGTCGAGCGCCGCTCCGGGCTGCGGGCCGTCGACATCTACGGCCT includes these proteins:
- a CDS encoding dienelactone hydrolase family protein, which codes for MGETIEIETPDGPAEAYVTRPDDGETHPGVLFFVDAIGLRPRIEEMADRIASWGYVVLAPNVFHRDGRAEDLAPSTDLTVAANREKFFEGAMKRVRALTPDRSDPDTVAWIEALLERADGPIGVTGYCMGARLATRAAGQHPDTVAAVGGFHGGGLVTDGEDSPHRQLATATAAFVYGHADQDGSMPPEAVAALGDALEEAGLTHTNEVYEGASHGYSMADAAPYDEAATERHFEALRELLDRTL
- the paaI gene encoding hydroxyphenylacetyl-CoA thioesterase PaaI, with the protein product MTPEQIARGSAEAMWAEDRASQALGMTLDEVGPGTATLRMTVRDDMVNGHDIGHGGLTFTLADSAFAFACNSYNRRTVAAGAEIRFRAPTRAGDELVAVAVERERVGRDGTYDVTVTAGETVVATFVGRSKEIGGAFWGETGSEAPGGR
- a CDS encoding GtrA family protein — protein: MPTMPRIASRELLTFLAVGGSGYVVDVAVFNLLRAQGALATTDPAWARTVAVLAAMVVTYAGNRWLTWRGVPAGDRRREVALFVLVNLVGFGFSVGCLLVSHDLLRLTSRLADNLSANVVGVALGTLFRFVAYRWLVFAAPAPPPEPRSPAPTGGPRVLVVSASVGAGHDGAADELARRAAAEGYAVDRADFLELLPRGVGRVLRSAYHLQLLVAPATWGWLMPRLGGAGSGPAALSARLARRGLLAACRPGTELVLSTYPLASQALGRLRLDGSLTCPVATFLTDMSVHPLWVAPGIDHHLALHDLPAAQARGLGAAGVVVTGPMVAPAFRPGPARVGTGPRDTRPRTLVVAGSWGVGDVARTVEDLLATGLVTPVVVCGTNQGLRRRVLGLPGAVALGWVDDMASLMRSCDVVVQNAGGLTSLEARQCGLPVLTYRSLPGHGRTNNAALAAAGWAAWAHGPRDLGATLLAVLGAEPPAAAPGVLDWAALLPAPLVAAA
- a CDS encoding sigma-70 family RNA polymerase sigma factor, which gives rise to MASTNAPPLTAPGAVAHPQAQPAPEPGPARSHRRTETARLLLEAAGTTDDHERTRLEEEAIRLNMGVAVEIARRYHGRGIAGDDLDQVAYLGLVKAVRGFDPTHGSDFLSFAVPTMRGEIRRYFRDFGWTVRPPRSVQELQAKITAAESEMYQSLGRSPRPSELAEHLGVDLDLVVDSLAANGCFSPVSLDAPVGEGERSPSERLGGWDAAFGSAEARVALQPLLATLTERERKILEMRFVGGCTQAEIGAEVGVTQMQVSRLLARILTRLRRRLEDAA
- the paaK gene encoding phenylacetate--CoA ligase PaaK translates to MAGEIPDLDRAGLEALQLERLRDTLRRAHEHVPHYRRAFADAGVTPDDLHTLADLARFPFTAKADLRDNYPFGMFAVPREDVSRVHASSGTTGKPTVVGYTREDLDTWAEVMARSIRAAGGRPGDLVHVAYGYGLFTGGLGAHYGAERLGCTVVPVSGGMTERQVQLIVDFRPRVIMVTPSYFLAILDEMDAQGIDPRSTSLEVGIFGAEPWTDEMRRAVERRSGLRAVDIYGLSEVMGPGVSQEAGETQDGLHVWEDHFLPEVIDPVTHEVLPDGEEGELVFTSLTKQAMPVVRYRTRDLTRLLPGTAYPAFRRMQKVTGRTDDMMIVRGVNVFPTQVEEQILAVEGLAPHYLCVLTRPGNLDELTVQVEAAEASYDAGRADLLGAELAGRVKSRIGVTARVEVLAPHALERSLGKAKRISDRR
- a CDS encoding plasmid stabilization protein codes for the protein MPQQGWSKKRERQYDAIKDGLEERGRDEDVAAEIAARTVNKARARAGESATASRTSTEDISSGRRGGLRSHSGAAGRTRDQLYAEARKRNIAGRSSMTKAELERALDD